A stretch of the Azorhizobium caulinodans ORS 571 genome encodes the following:
- a CDS encoding cytochrome-c peroxidase produces the protein MRDSGIIEAASIVSPFILLALALVTTLDDDSGPLASYVVNKSYGQSCIDSSRSCEIMTNLGQALFFDVNLSAKRTQSCATCHDPERAFTDARPDPKRGAVSLGADGHSYGARNAPSVAYARFSPPFRRTISGDFFGGQFWDGRADTLEAQAGGPILNPVEMGMASKASVVARLRENEDYVAAFQELFGPDIFTTSDTAFAALRMTLATYERSAEVSPFDSKYDRFLKGEYQMTPQEGLGRMLFFSEQQTSCSHCHWSAVKDSVSETFSNYSFHNIGVPRNPLLDNIVPDHGLRDGRGLRDARQDGRFKVPSLRNVAVTAPYMHNGAFANLRTAVLFHDKYNSRNQAAQLNPETGQPWGVPELEETVSATELHASRPLESSEVDALVAFLKTLTDKRYEPLLPPQPG, from the coding sequence ATGCGCGATAGTGGAATCATAGAAGCAGCATCAATCGTGTCGCCATTTATTCTTCTGGCGCTAGCTTTGGTAACAACCCTAGACGATGATTCCGGCCCTCTTGCAAGCTATGTAGTGAACAAGAGCTACGGTCAATCGTGCATTGATAGTTCTCGATCGTGTGAAATAATGACAAATCTCGGCCAAGCACTCTTTTTTGACGTAAATCTTTCAGCGAAGAGAACGCAGTCCTGTGCTACGTGCCACGATCCCGAACGTGCCTTCACCGATGCGCGCCCTGACCCGAAGCGCGGCGCCGTTTCTCTAGGTGCTGATGGGCACTCCTATGGCGCACGTAACGCTCCTAGCGTTGCCTATGCCCGCTTCAGCCCGCCCTTTCGTCGCACAATTTCTGGCGATTTCTTTGGTGGCCAGTTTTGGGATGGGCGCGCAGACACCCTCGAGGCTCAAGCCGGCGGACCCATTCTCAATCCTGTAGAGATGGGGATGGCGAGCAAAGCCAGCGTAGTGGCCCGCCTGAGGGAGAACGAGGACTATGTCGCCGCGTTCCAGGAACTGTTTGGCCCAGATATTTTTACAACTTCGGATACCGCCTTTGCCGCACTCAGAATGACGCTCGCGACGTATGAGCGCAGCGCTGAGGTGTCGCCATTCGACTCAAAATATGATCGGTTTCTTAAGGGGGAATACCAGATGACCCCACAGGAGGGGCTAGGGCGTATGCTCTTCTTCTCCGAACAGCAGACCAGTTGCAGCCATTGTCATTGGTCCGCCGTGAAAGACTCCGTATCGGAGACCTTTTCAAATTACAGTTTTCATAACATTGGTGTGCCGCGAAACCCCCTTCTGGACAACATTGTCCCAGACCACGGCCTTCGTGACGGGAGAGGCCTTCGCGACGCACGTCAAGATGGGCGCTTCAAGGTACCGAGCCTGCGCAATGTCGCGGTCACGGCACCCTACATGCATAATGGCGCCTTCGCCAACCTACGAACCGCTGTCCTCTTCCATGATAAGTACAATTCACGAAACCAAGCAGCGCAGCTCAATCCCGAGACAGGGCAACCTTGGGGCGTACCGGAGTTGGAGGAGACTGTGTCGGCGACGGAACTACATGCTAGCCGGCCACTTGAATCGTCCGAGGTCGATGCCTTGGTGGCTTTTCTGAAAACATTGACCGATAAACGGTACGAACCCCTGCTGCCGCCGCAGCCAGGATAA
- a CDS encoding CopG family transcriptional regulator, translating to MAGRTKKAQISVYLEPDVLDLLAHYAAQRDQSMSLIAQAAIASFLSPDSAERQEAALARRLGQIDRRLARLERDLGISTEAFATFIRFWLATTPALPEPAAQAARAKVSERYTAYTRALGRRLAKGPPLRREIEEDLAGTENDRGGRS from the coding sequence ATGGCAGGCCGCACGAAGAAAGCGCAGATCTCCGTCTATCTCGAGCCAGATGTCTTGGACCTGCTCGCGCACTACGCCGCTCAACGCGACCAGTCCATGTCCCTGATCGCCCAGGCTGCGATCGCCTCCTTCCTGTCGCCCGACAGCGCCGAGCGCCAGGAAGCCGCTCTTGCCCGGCGCCTCGGCCAGATCGATCGCCGCCTTGCCCGGCTGGAGCGGGATCTCGGCATCTCGACCGAGGCCTTCGCCACCTTCATCCGCTTCTGGCTCGCCACCACCCCCGCTTTGCCCGAACCGGCCGCCCAGGCCGCGCGAGCCAAGGTCTCCGAGCGCTATACAGCCTACACCCGCGCACTCGGCCGGCGCCTTGCGAAGGGGCCCCCGCTTCGGCGGGAGATTGAGGAGGATTTAGCAGGAACGGAGAACGACAGGGGCGGACGGAGTTGA
- a CDS encoding conjugal transfer protein TraG has translation MSATKILWGQILTVPLIVLAAIWGATQYVAWSLGYQAQLGAPWFALVGLPIYYPPAFFWWWYFFDAYAPGVFFRGALIAASGGFLSIAVAIALSVWRAREASRVETYGSARWAEREEVRAAGLLGTDGVVLGRYERDYLRHDGPEHVLCFAPTRSGKGVGLVVPSLLTWPGSAIVHDIKGENWQLTAGFRARHGRVLLFDPTNARSAAYNPLLEVRRGEWEVRDVQNIADILVDPEGSLEKRNHWEKTSHALLVGAILHVLYAEKDKTLAGVAAFLSDPKRPIETTLDAMMKTAHQGEAGPHPVIASAARELLNKSDNERSGVLSTAMSFLGLYRDPVIAEVTRRCDWRIADIIGGKRPSTLYLVVPPSDINRTKPLIRLLLNQIGRRLTEDLQAKAGRHRLLLMLDEFPALGRLDFFESALAFMAGYGLKAFLIAQSLNQIEKAYGPNNSILDNCHVRVSFATNDERTAKRVSDALGTATEMKAMKNYAGHRLSPWLGHLMVSRSETARPLLTPGEVMQLPPTDEIVLVAGTPPIRAKKVRYYEDARLRDRLLPPPMPSRGLTVQHDDWTALPLPRPHNGAGRGAAVEGRDDDPTGSEHRHQPELSRVKPVERSAPIENEFEFDLDRDDEMDDVPARNRRMKGLMQGVARQVSLNPNDGMEL, from the coding sequence ATGTCGGCGACGAAAATCCTCTGGGGGCAGATCCTCACCGTGCCGCTGATCGTGCTGGCGGCGATCTGGGGCGCCACACAATATGTGGCCTGGAGCCTCGGCTATCAGGCGCAGCTCGGCGCGCCGTGGTTCGCGCTTGTCGGGCTGCCCATCTACTACCCGCCGGCCTTCTTCTGGTGGTGGTACTTTTTCGATGCCTATGCGCCGGGTGTGTTCTTTCGCGGCGCGCTGATCGCCGCCTCTGGCGGCTTCCTCTCCATCGCCGTCGCCATCGCCCTGTCGGTTTGGCGGGCCCGCGAGGCCTCCCGGGTCGAGACCTATGGTTCAGCGCGCTGGGCCGAGAGGGAGGAAGTCCGGGCCGCCGGGCTGCTCGGCACCGATGGCGTTGTCCTCGGCCGGTATGAACGAGACTATCTGCGCCATGACGGGCCGGAGCACGTGCTGTGCTTCGCGCCGACCCGGTCCGGCAAGGGCGTCGGCTTGGTCGTGCCCTCGCTGCTGACCTGGCCGGGATCGGCCATCGTCCATGACATCAAGGGCGAGAACTGGCAGCTCACCGCCGGCTTCCGCGCCCGGCATGGCCGTGTGCTATTGTTCGACCCGACCAATGCCAGGTCAGCCGCCTACAATCCGCTGCTGGAGGTGCGCCGCGGCGAATGGGAAGTGCGGGACGTCCAGAACATCGCCGACATCCTGGTAGATCCCGAAGGCTCGCTGGAAAAGCGAAACCACTGGGAGAAGACCAGCCACGCGCTGCTCGTCGGCGCCATCCTCCACGTGCTCTATGCCGAAAAGGACAAGACGCTCGCCGGCGTCGCCGCCTTCCTGTCCGATCCAAAGCGGCCGATCGAGACCACGCTCGACGCCATGATGAAGACGGCACACCAGGGTGAGGCTGGCCCACATCCCGTCATCGCCAGCGCCGCGCGCGAACTGCTGAACAAATCCGACAACGAGCGCTCGGGCGTGCTCTCCACCGCCATGTCGTTCCTTGGCCTCTACCGCGATCCGGTGATTGCCGAGGTGACGCGGCGCTGCGACTGGCGCATCGCTGACATCATCGGCGGCAAGCGACCGTCGACCCTCTACCTCGTGGTGCCGCCCTCCGACATCAATCGCACCAAGCCGCTGATCCGCCTGCTCCTCAACCAGATCGGCCGGCGCCTCACCGAGGACCTGCAGGCAAAGGCCGGACGGCACCGACTGCTGCTCATGCTGGACGAGTTCCCCGCGCTCGGCCGGCTCGACTTCTTTGAATCAGCGCTCGCCTTCATGGCCGGCTATGGCCTGAAAGCCTTCCTCATCGCCCAGTCGCTGAACCAGATCGAGAAAGCATATGGCCCGAACAACTCCATCCTCGACAACTGCCATGTCCGCGTGAGCTTCGCCACGAACGACGAGCGCACCGCGAAGCGCGTCTCCGATGCGCTCGGCACCGCGACCGAGATGAAGGCGATGAAGAACTATGCCGGCCATCGGCTCTCGCCCTGGCTCGGTCACCTCATGGTGTCGCGTTCCGAGACCGCCCGCCCGTTGCTCACCCCCGGCGAGGTCATGCAGCTACCGCCTACGGACGAGATCGTCCTGGTCGCCGGTACCCCGCCGATCCGCGCGAAGAAGGTGCGATACTACGAGGACGCGCGCCTCCGGGACCGGCTCCTGCCGCCGCCAATGCCCTCTCGTGGCCTGACCGTCCAACACGATGACTGGACTGCGCTGCCGTTGCCCAGGCCCCATAACGGCGCCGGCAGGGGCGCCGCCGTCGAAGGTCGAGACGATGACCCTACAGGCTCCGAACACCGGCATCAGCCCGAGCTCAGCCGCGTCAAGCCGGTCGAGAGAAGCGCGCCCATCGAGAACGAGTTCGAGTTCGATCTGGATCGCGACGACGAGATGGACGACGTCCCCGCCCGGAACCGGCGCATGAAAGGACTGATGCAAGGCGTGGCCCGTCAGGTCAGCCTCAATCCCAATGACGGCATGGAGTTGTGA
- a CDS encoding relaxase/mobilization nuclease domain-containing protein, translating to MSDNREFRVRPGRIRSTRAQQARPFVAQALAAARKAGGGVSRSGKIASGNRSRFGSGQVASLQASRRITPRSRGAVVKARVVRHTARAGSLSQHLNYLRREGVTRDGEKARMFGPEIESVDVDAFTKRCREDRHHFRFIVSPDDALEMEDLRAFTRDLARQMEKDLGTRLDWVAVDHWNTEHPHVHLIVRGRRDDGQDLVISRDYIKEGMRDRARDLITQEFGPRTELDIRRGLERQIEAERWTELDRQLVRETRESGIIDMATVPGRKPDDYHALKIGRLRKLEALGLATEIGNAQWVVEPEAEATLRALGERGDIIKRMHRALTDRGIERGTASYVLAAESLDVPVIGRLVARGLDDELRGSAYAIVDGVDGRSHHIRLPDLDAAGDGAAGSIVELRTFDDAHGKRRVALAVRSDLDIAHQVTATGATWLDRQAIARDPVALSDGGFGAEVSQALDRRAEHLVGEGLAERQGRRVVFARNLIETLRRRELEAVGDKLAAESGLPFNKAGTGEYVAGTYRQRLVLASGRFAMLDDGLGFQLVPWSPSLERQLGKHVSGVARDDGGVDWSFGRKRGLGL from the coding sequence ATGAGCGATAACCGCGAGTTCCGCGTCCGTCCCGGCCGCATCCGCTCGACCCGCGCCCAGCAGGCCCGCCCCTTCGTCGCCCAGGCGCTCGCCGCGGCCCGGAAGGCCGGCGGCGGGGTCTCACGCTCCGGCAAGATCGCGTCTGGCAACCGCTCGCGTTTCGGCAGCGGGCAGGTCGCCAGCCTTCAGGCCAGCCGCCGGATCACGCCGCGCTCGCGCGGCGCCGTGGTCAAGGCCCGCGTCGTCCGACACACGGCCCGCGCGGGCTCCCTCAGTCAGCACCTCAACTATCTACGCCGCGAGGGCGTCACCCGCGACGGGGAGAAGGCGCGGATGTTTGGTCCCGAGATCGAAAGCGTGGATGTCGACGCCTTCACCAAGCGCTGCCGCGAGGACCGTCACCATTTCCGCTTCATCGTGTCGCCCGACGACGCCCTGGAGATGGAGGACCTGCGGGCCTTCACCCGTGACCTCGCCCGGCAGATGGAAAAGGACCTCGGCACCCGTCTCGACTGGGTCGCCGTCGATCACTGGAACACCGAGCATCCCCATGTGCACCTGATCGTCCGTGGCCGCCGCGACGATGGCCAGGATCTCGTGATCTCCCGCGACTACATCAAGGAGGGCATGCGCGATCGCGCCCGTGACCTGATCACCCAGGAATTCGGCCCGCGCACCGAGCTCGATATCCGCCGGGGTTTGGAACGCCAGATCGAGGCCGAGCGGTGGACCGAGCTCGATCGGCAGCTCGTGCGCGAGACCCGCGAGAGCGGCATCATCGACATGGCGACGGTTCCCGGCCGGAAGCCCGACGACTACCATGCGCTGAAGATCGGGCGTCTCAGGAAGCTGGAGGCGCTTGGCCTCGCCACCGAGATCGGCAACGCGCAATGGGTGGTGGAGCCGGAAGCCGAGGCTACATTGCGCGCGCTCGGTGAGCGCGGCGATATCATCAAGCGCATGCACCGCGCCCTGACCGACCGCGGTATCGAGCGCGGCACGGCCAGCTACGTCCTCGCCGCCGAGAGTCTCGACGTGCCGGTGATCGGCCGGCTGGTCGCGCGCGGCCTCGATGATGAACTCCGCGGCTCCGCCTATGCCATCGTCGATGGCGTGGACGGGCGCTCCCATCACATCCGGCTGCCAGATCTCGATGCCGCCGGTGACGGGGCGGCCGGCTCCATCGTCGAACTTAGGACGTTCGACGATGCCCACGGCAAGCGGCGTGTGGCACTCGCCGTGCGCTCCGATCTGGATATCGCCCATCAGGTGACTGCTACCGGCGCCACCTGGCTCGACCGGCAGGCCATCGCGCGTGACCCCGTTGCTCTGTCGGACGGCGGCTTCGGCGCGGAGGTGAGTCAGGCACTCGACCGGCGCGCCGAGCATCTCGTCGGGGAAGGTCTGGCCGAGCGACAAGGACGGCGCGTCGTCTTCGCCCGCAACCTCATCGAGACGCTGCGCCGCCGGGAACTGGAGGCCGTCGGCGACAAGCTCGCCGCCGAGAGTGGCCTGCCGTTCAACAAGGCCGGCACCGGCGAGTATGTCGCCGGGACGTATCGCCAGCGCCTTGTGCTCGCCTCCGGTCGCTTCGCCATGCTCGACGATGGGCTCGGCTTCCAGCTCGTGCCCTGGTCGCCCTCATTGGAGCGCCAGCTCGGCAAGCATGTCTCCGGCGTCGCCCGTGACGATGGCGGCGTCGACTGGAGCTTCGGCCGCAAGCGCGGCCTTGGCCTTTGA
- a CDS encoding lytic transglycosylase domain-containing protein, which produces MRRSASLLAAVLSFSCVFSSIGNAQNAPPVMKASDNAYAAYIDEAAQRFELPASWIRAVMQAESSGDPHAASSAGAMGLMQIMPTTWNELRIHHGLGVDPFDPRDNILAGAAYLRQLHDRYGSIRAMLAAYNAGPARYEASLAGKPLPPETRTYIAALAPIIDNQSAAGATASVRPMTQSWREAPLFATPPERSNPVDSGFLAPRSDALFVAPLPSRRAP; this is translated from the coding sequence ATGCGTCGCTCCGCTTCTTTGCTCGCAGCCGTGCTGTCATTCAGCTGCGTGTTTTCCTCCATCGGCAACGCGCAAAACGCGCCGCCGGTTATGAAGGCCTCAGACAATGCCTACGCCGCCTATATCGACGAGGCTGCGCAGCGCTTCGAGCTTCCGGCCAGCTGGATCCGTGCAGTCATGCAAGCCGAGAGCAGCGGCGATCCGCACGCCGCCTCATCGGCCGGTGCCATGGGGCTGATGCAGATCATGCCCACGACCTGGAACGAGCTTCGCATCCATCATGGTCTCGGCGTCGATCCGTTCGACCCGCGCGACAACATCCTCGCTGGCGCGGCCTATCTGCGCCAGCTCCATGACCGCTATGGCAGCATCCGCGCCATGCTCGCGGCCTACAATGCCGGGCCGGCGCGCTATGAAGCGTCGCTTGCCGGCAAACCGCTGCCGCCAGAGACGCGCACTTACATCGCGGCTCTGGCGCCGATCATCGACAATCAGTCTGCGGCCGGCGCCACCGCATCGGTGCGGCCAATGACGCAAAGCTGGCGCGAGGCTCCGCTGTTCGCCACGCCGCCCGAGCGCAGCAATCCAGTCGATTCCGGGTTCCTCGCGCCGCGATCGGACGCGCTGTTCGTCGCACCGTTGCCATCGCGGAGGGCGCCATGA
- a CDS encoding S26 family signal peptidase, which yields MNRAAYVLMAAATSVGMAYAATLPTPLKLIWNISASVPIGLYSVEPADALEITDLVVVMPPPPLAAFLIGRGYLGEGTPLLKRVMGLPGQEVCRLHDAITVDGVPLGEALPRDRMGRDLPVWQGCRRIAPGHLFLMNPDVGDSLDGRYFGPISDGTVIGRAMPLLTDEAGNSDFVWRAAVR from the coding sequence ATGAACCGCGCCGCCTATGTGCTGATGGCTGCGGCCACCAGCGTCGGCATGGCCTACGCCGCAACGCTGCCGACGCCACTCAAGCTGATCTGGAATATCTCGGCGAGCGTCCCTATCGGGCTCTACTCGGTCGAGCCGGCCGATGCCCTCGAGATCACCGATTTGGTCGTGGTAATGCCACCACCGCCGCTCGCCGCGTTCCTCATCGGGCGCGGCTATCTCGGTGAGGGCACGCCGCTGTTGAAGCGCGTGATGGGGCTTCCGGGACAGGAGGTCTGCCGCCTCCATGACGCCATCACCGTCGATGGCGTGCCGCTTGGCGAAGCGCTGCCGCGCGACCGCATGGGCCGCGATCTGCCGGTCTGGCAGGGCTGCCGGCGTATCGCTCCCGGTCATCTGTTCCTGATGAACCCGGACGTCGGCGACAGTCTCGACGGACGGTATTTCGGGCCGATTTCAGACGGCACCGTCATCGGCCGTGCGATGCCACTCCTCACGGATGAAGCCGGCAACAGTGACTTCGTCTGGCGCGCGGCGGTGCGCTGA
- a CDS encoding DUF2840 domain-containing protein: protein MSAAFAPRAASTASASSPPSDTLTHVELTHIEKRIENWIRFGHHAHEQLLDRRRRILSFPPGCIFGFVRWASNDFGTVASRLDIVRCVAPGDGYQTLPFIRPGGEILLRVDGWPKVEKFLQHIDAIEAIGIDPAKVAPDHWGHVAHRTSVGFEPRAYTAERHQAWLKRQECGQ, encoded by the coding sequence ATGAGCGCGGCGTTTGCACCCCGTGCGGCAAGCACGGCTTCCGCGTCCAGCCCCCCGTCCGATACCCTGACCCATGTCGAGCTGACCCATATCGAGAAGCGCATCGAGAACTGGATCCGCTTCGGCCATCACGCACATGAGCAGCTTCTGGATCGCCGCCGGCGCATCCTCTCTTTCCCTCCCGGCTGCATCTTCGGCTTTGTCCGATGGGCGTCGAACGACTTCGGCACCGTGGCCTCCCGCCTCGATATCGTGCGCTGCGTGGCGCCGGGCGACGGCTACCAGACGCTGCCCTTCATCCGGCCCGGCGGCGAAATCCTGCTGCGAGTGGATGGCTGGCCGAAGGTCGAGAAATTCCTGCAGCACATCGATGCGATCGAGGCAATCGGCATTGATCCGGCGAAAGTCGCTCCTGACCATTGGGGGCATGTCGCCCACCGCACCAGCGTCGGCTTCGAGCCACGTGCTTATACAGCAGAGCGCCATCAGGCGTGGCTGAAGCGGCAGGAGTGCGGTCAATGA
- the parA gene encoding ParA family partition ATPase, which translates to MIIALLNQKGGVGKTTLALHLAGQWARQGQRITLIDADPQGSSLDWSQQRSREALPRLFGVVGLARDTLHREAPELARDADHIVIDGPPRVAGLMRSALLAADLVLIPVQPSPFDGWASAEMLALIREARIYRPALLVRFVLNRCGARTVLARETARTLADHDPPVLASTVGQRIAFAAAAQSGRLVFERDDAGPATREIAALSAEINGLDLGRQAR; encoded by the coding sequence ATGATCATCGCGCTCCTCAACCAGAAAGGCGGGGTCGGCAAGACGACCCTGGCGCTGCATCTCGCCGGGCAATGGGCCCGGCAGGGACAGCGGATCACGCTGATCGACGCCGACCCTCAGGGCTCGAGTCTCGACTGGTCGCAGCAACGCAGCCGCGAGGCATTGCCACGGCTGTTCGGTGTCGTCGGGCTCGCCCGCGACACGCTGCACCGGGAGGCGCCCGAGCTTGCGCGTGACGCGGATCACATCGTCATCGATGGACCGCCCCGCGTCGCCGGGCTGATGCGATCGGCGCTGCTCGCCGCCGACCTGGTGCTGATCCCGGTGCAGCCTTCGCCCTTCGACGGCTGGGCTTCGGCCGAGATGCTGGCGCTCATCCGCGAGGCCCGGATCTACCGCCCGGCGCTGTTGGTTCGTTTCGTCCTGAACCGCTGCGGCGCGCGCACGGTTCTCGCGCGCGAGACCGCGCGGACGCTGGCCGATCACGATCCCCCGGTGCTCGCCAGCACCGTCGGCCAGCGCATTGCCTTTGCAGCGGCCGCGCAGTCCGGGCGTCTTGTCTTCGAACGCGACGATGCCGGCCCAGCCACGCGCGAGATCGCCGCGCTTTCCGCCGAGATCAATGGTCTCGACCTCGGGAGGCAAGCGCGATGA
- a CDS encoding replication initiator protein A: MAARHHSLSERGQLDLFRALPGDFAPRDAQDLMAYPFFSLSKTHRVAPIDFRTGNIAIRVEAVPDHGMATIWDADILIWAASQIVEARDAGLRTSRLMAATPYEILTFVGRGTSLRDYQRLKAALDRLQSTTVSTSIRQPAEGRRHRFSWINEWQERTDRNGRPDGVDLILPDWFYRAVLDDALVLTIDRAYFGLTGGLERWLYRLVRKHGGRQQDGWRFDFRHLHQKSGSLSPFKRFAFELKDLIRRQPLPGYMLFVEVEVGGRLLLAFEPASPCGQPVDRLVLSGTRTIVPSGTGASCYQEPKQALTPCPASGNRAFNLESNPESNFKRRASAFVSAADQHRLGAKWPGKAPPDRPSQMPPHSRGHR; the protein is encoded by the coding sequence ATGGCGGCGCGGCATCACAGCCTCTCGGAGCGCGGACAGCTCGATCTGTTCCGCGCCCTGCCGGGCGACTTCGCGCCACGAGATGCGCAGGATCTCATGGCCTATCCCTTCTTCTCCCTCTCCAAGACCCATCGCGTGGCGCCGATCGATTTCCGGACCGGCAACATCGCCATCCGGGTCGAGGCCGTGCCCGACCACGGCATGGCGACCATCTGGGACGCCGACATTCTCATCTGGGCCGCGAGCCAGATCGTGGAAGCCCGCGACGCGGGGCTGCGCACCTCGCGCCTGATGGCGGCGACGCCCTATGAGATCCTCACCTTTGTCGGGCGGGGCACTTCTCTACGCGACTATCAGCGCCTCAAGGCCGCGCTCGACCGTCTCCAGTCGACGACAGTCTCGACCAGCATCCGCCAGCCAGCGGAGGGACGCCGGCACCGCTTCTCCTGGATCAATGAATGGCAGGAGCGCACCGATCGCAACGGCCGGCCCGACGGCGTCGACCTCATCCTGCCGGACTGGTTCTACCGCGCCGTGCTCGACGACGCCCTCGTGCTCACCATCGACCGGGCCTATTTCGGGCTGACGGGCGGGCTTGAACGCTGGCTCTACCGGTTGGTGCGCAAGCATGGCGGGCGGCAACAGGATGGGTGGCGTTTCGATTTCCGGCACCTGCACCAGAAGTCGGGCAGCCTGTCGCCGTTCAAGCGCTTCGCCTTCGAACTCAAGGATCTGATCCGGCGCCAGCCGCTTCCCGGCTACATGCTGTTCGTCGAGGTCGAGGTTGGCGGCCGGCTGCTGCTCGCCTTCGAGCCAGCCTCCCCCTGTGGACAGCCTGTGGATAGGCTCGTGCTATCGGGAACCCGGACTATCGTGCCATCGGGAACCGGTGCCTCGTGCTATCAGGAACCCAAACAGGCCTTAACTCCCTGTCCTGCATCAGGAAATCGCGCCTTTAACTTAGAGTCTAACCCAGAATCTAACTTTAAGAGGCGTGCGAGCGCTTTTGTGAGCGCCGCAGATCAGCACCGGCTGGGGGCAAAGTGGCCTGGAAAAGCGCCGCCTGACAGGCCCTCGCAGATGCCCCCTCACTCAAGGGGGCATCGATGA
- a CDS encoding helix-turn-helix transcriptional regulator — protein sequence MRPDLATLPPRYLRTKEAAEFLSLSARTLEKHRTYGTGPAYRKLGGRVVYSIDDLQAWTDRGAVTSTSDPRGTVLPAKRHALAAGSFAGRAAR from the coding sequence ATGCGACCTGATCTCGCCACCCTCCCGCCGCGCTACCTGCGCACCAAGGAAGCCGCCGAGTTTCTCAGCCTGTCGGCCCGCACGCTGGAAAAGCACCGCACCTATGGCACCGGTCCCGCCTATCGCAAGCTGGGCGGACGCGTCGTCTATTCCATCGACGACCTGCAGGCCTGGACCGATCGCGGCGCGGTCACCTCGACCTCCGATCCGCGCGGCACCGTCCTGCCGGCCAAGCGCCATGCGCTTGCCGCCGGTTCGTTCGCCGGGCGCGCCGCGCGCTGA
- a CDS encoding DUF736 domain-containing protein, translated as MATIGTFKKTGTNEFTGDIVTLGVQARGVRIIPDTRATGENAPSHRVLVGRAEIGAAWSKRSTEGRDYLGLKLDDPSFTAAIYANLFDDEDGENFSLIWSRPNGRRSD; from the coding sequence ATGGCCACCATTGGCACCTTCAAGAAGACCGGAACCAACGAGTTCACCGGCGACATCGTGACCCTCGGCGTGCAGGCCCGGGGCGTGCGCATCATCCCCGACACCCGCGCCACCGGCGAGAACGCCCCCAGCCACCGGGTCCTGGTCGGCCGCGCCGAGATCGGCGCCGCCTGGTCCAAGCGCTCCACCGAGGGCCGCGACTATCTGGGCCTCAAGCTCGACGATCCGAGCTTCACCGCCGCCATCTACGCCAACCTCTTCGATGACGAGGACGGCGAGAACTTCTCCCTCATCTGGTCCCGCCCCAACGGGCGCCGCAGCGACTGA
- a CDS encoding type II toxin-antitoxin system VapC family toxin — protein sequence MILLDTNVISEAMKPAPEDNVRAWLDEQAAETLYLSSVTIAELLYGIGALPAGKRKDRLTEALDGVMELFADRVLPFDVAAARRYADLAVQARTAGKGFPTPDGYIAAIAASRGFTVATRDTSAFDAAGVVVINPWNVDR from the coding sequence ATGATCCTTCTCGACACCAATGTCATATCGGAGGCGATGAAGCCCGCGCCCGAAGACAACGTGCGGGCATGGCTCGACGAGCAGGCGGCCGAGACGCTCTATCTCTCCAGCGTCACCATCGCCGAACTGTTGTACGGCATCGGTGCGCTACCCGCGGGCAAGCGCAAGGACAGGCTCACCGAAGCCCTGGACGGGGTGATGGAGCTGTTCGCCGACCGCGTTCTGCCGTTCGATGTCGCTGCCGCACGACGCTATGCCGACCTCGCCGTGCAAGCGCGCACGGCCGGGAAGGGCTTTCCGACGCCCGACGGCTATATCGCCGCAATCGCAGCCTCCCGGGGCTTCACTGTGGCCACGCGCGATACCAGCGCGTTCGACGCCGCCGGTGTGGTGGTCATCAATCCGTGGAACGTGGACCGCTGA